A window of the Falco rusticolus isolate bFalRus1 chromosome 1, bFalRus1.pri, whole genome shotgun sequence genome harbors these coding sequences:
- the OSM gene encoding oncostatin-M isoform X2 — MAEDAQELFTFYEKDQHLAINNLCRTKRPPEWLRGPVPGPRGLQRLRGTMTRMAQALQDITRHQRDLNPPDAEILRRLASTHLKKLEGCRILWSYARFMAKLNAQLEARSRRAQWEKRRWQRGSWLPARS; from the exons ATGGCCGAGGATGCACAGGAGCTTTTCACCTTCTAC GAGAAGGACCAGCACCTGGCCATCAACAATCTCTGCCGCACCAAGCGCCCTCCCGAGTGGCTGAGGGGACCGGTGCCAGGGcccagggggctgcagaggctgcGGGGCACCATGACCCGCATGGCCCAGGCGCTGCAGGACATCACCCGACACCAGCGTGACCTCAACCCCCCTGATGCCGAAATCCTTCGCCGCTTGGCCAGCACCCACCTGAAG AAGCTGGAGGGATGCCGGATCCTCTGGAGCTATGCCCGCTTCATGGCCAAGCTCAAtgcccagctggaggccaggagTCGTCGAGCGCAGTGGGAGAAGCGGAGATGGCAGCGGGGCTCGTGGCTGCCCGCACGCTCCTAG
- the OSM gene encoding oncostatin-M isoform X1 codes for MAEDAQELFTFYEKDQHLAINNLCRTKRPPEWLRGPVPGPRGLQRLRGTMTRMAQALQDITRHQRDLNPPDAEILRRLASTHLKVRGLLSNLDGLFPAPSPRPSPRPPPSPTAPTKVFRQKLEGCRILWSYARFMAKLNAQLEARSRRAQWEKRRWQRGSWLPARS; via the exons ATGGCCGAGGATGCACAGGAGCTTTTCACCTTCTAC GAGAAGGACCAGCACCTGGCCATCAACAATCTCTGCCGCACCAAGCGCCCTCCCGAGTGGCTGAGGGGACCGGTGCCAGGGcccagggggctgcagaggctgcGGGGCACCATGACCCGCATGGCCCAGGCGCTGCAGGACATCACCCGACACCAGCGTGACCTCAACCCCCCTGATGCCGAAATCCTTCGCCGCTTGGCCAGCACCCACCTGAAGGTGCGAGGGCTCCTCAGCAACCTGGATGGGCTcttcccagcccccagcccccggcccagTCCCCGGCCtccacccagccccacagcacccactaAAGTCTTCCGACAGAAGCTGGAGGGATGCCGGATCCTCTGGAGCTATGCCCGCTTCATGGCCAAGCTCAAtgcccagctggaggccaggagTCGTCGAGCGCAGTGGGAGAAGCGGAGATGGCAGCGGGGCTCGTGGCTGCCCGCACGCTCCTAG
- the LIF gene encoding leukemia inhibitory factor, with translation MWECRGVPRRQGRRGSACRQAGVVPFVALLLLQRRPVAGRALLVTGPGCPGHGLCRSNVQEQTRRQVALLNATAQDLFSLYLKCQGEPFSSETEKLCNPSSIFFPAFRVNRTSERKEVMVAMYKLFAFLNASLGNITRDQEELNPTAKELLDRLHNTTKTTRGLISNLTCLLCKNYNVFQVDVSYGESSKGKSAFKKKQQGCQVLRKYVQVIAQAARILLPHLSPP, from the exons ATGTGGGAATGCCGCGGGGTGCCCCGCCGGCAAGGGAGGCGGGGGAGCGCCTGCCGGCAGGCAG GCGTTGTGCCCTTCGtggccctgctcctgctgcagcggCGGCCGGTGGCTGGTCGGGCGCTGCTGGTCACCGGCCCCGGCTGCCCCGGTCACGGCTTGTGCCGCTCCAATGTCCAGGAGCAGACCCGCAGGCAGGTCGCGCTGCTCAATGCCACCGCCCAGGACCTCTTCAGCCTCTAC ctgaaGTGCCAGGGAGAGCCGTTCAGCAGTGAGACCGAAAAGCTCTGCAACCCCAGCAGCATCTTCTTCCCCGCTTTCCGTGTCAACCGGACGAGTGAGAGGAAGGAGGTCATGGTGGCCATGTACAAGCTTTTCGCTTTCCTCAACGCCTCACTGGGGAACATCACACGCGACCAGGAGGAGCTCAACCCCACAGCCAAGGAACTCCTTGACCGGCTCCACAACACCACCAAGACCACCCGGGGCCTCATCTCCAACCTCACCTGCCTCCTCTGCAAGAACTACAACGTCTTCCAGGTGGACGTCAGCTACGGGGAGAGCTCCAAGGGCAAGAGCGCCTTcaagaagaagcagcagggctgccaggtGCTCAGGAAGTACGTGCAGGTCATCGCCCAGGCAGCTCGCATCCTCCTACCTCATCTCAGCCCCCCATGA